The following proteins are co-located in the Larimichthys crocea isolate SSNF chromosome XXIV, L_crocea_2.0, whole genome shotgun sequence genome:
- the rmnd1 gene encoding required for meiotic nuclear division protein 1 homolog, with the protein MLLRTLWSRSGAQRLNPVFISASVNLSQSVQPRWYESKPRTHSNSSRSCCCLNTLHQQRRRVQSLSSSLLTDPGVLDTCRSGQKRLYSSDLVKSMLKPGLKPAAVPGKRVPKGPRTKQPSRANQPPLNEDKDMMQCIAFATADMYHLPTLCHDLISHGFHEIDLPRDASNALVISTDMAAKPDDDAVMFFFREGSVVFWNVEEKTVKRVLRILEHHEIQPYEVALVHWENEEINYTVGEGNTKLERGNFILSVNMEQHEAVLEKFAFSNALCLSVKLAIWEVSLDNFVESIQSIPETLKSGKRVKLSSAEVMKKIGELFTLRHCINLRSDLLLTPDFYWDRENLEKLYDKTCQFLSINRRVNVVNEKLEHCTQLTDLMRSHLSEKHSFRLEWMIVILITIEVLFELAKMIF; encoded by the exons ATGCTTCTCCGGACGTTGTGGTCCAGATCGGGAGCTCAGCGGTTAAATCCAGTCTTCATCTCTGCCTCGGTCAATCTGTCCCAGTCTGTCCAACCACGCTGGTATGAATCCAAACCCAGGACTCACTCAAACAGCTCgaggagctgctgttgtttaaACACTCTTCACCAACAGCGGAGACGTGTTCAGAGTCTCAGCAGCTCTTTGTTGACTGATCCTGGCGTACTGGATACATGTAGAAGTGGACAGAAGCGTCTTTATTCATCTGACCTCGTGAAGTCGATGTTGAAACCGGGTTTAAAGCCAGCAGCGGTGCCTGGGAAAAGAGTTCCCAAAGGTCCGAGGACAAAGCAGCCTTCTCGAGCCAATCAGCCTCCCCTCAATGAGGACAAG gataTGATGCAGTGCATCGCCTTTGCAACAGCAGATATGTATCACTTACCAACACTTTGTCACGACTTGATAAGCCACGGCTTCCATGAGATAGATTTACCAAGAG atgCATCGAACGCGCTGGTGATAAGCACAGACATGGCTGCAAAGCCCGACGACGATGCCGTCATGTTCTTCTTCAG GGAAGGCTCAGTAGTTTTCTGGAATGTCGAGGAGAAAACG GTCAAGAGAGTGTTGAGAATACTGGAACATCATGAGATCCAGCCTTATGAAGTAGCACTAGTTCACTGGGAAAACGAGGAGATTAACTACACTGTTGGAGA GGGAAACACAAAGCTCGAACGCGGAAACTTTATTCTGAGTGTCAATATGGAGCAGCACGAAGCCGTTCTGGAGAAATTTGCATTTTCTAACGCGCTGTGTTTGTCAG TGAAGCTGGCGATATGGGAGGTGTCATTAGACAACTTTGTAGAGTCAATCCAATCAATTCCAGAG ACTCTGAAATCTGGCAAAAGAGTTAAGTTGTCCTCTGCAGAGGTCATGAAGAAGATAGGCGAGCTTTTCACTTTAAG ACACTGTATAAACTTGAGGTCTGACCTGCTCCTCACACCAGATTTCTACTGGGACCGAGAAAACCTGGAAAAACTCTACGATAAGACCTGCCAGTTCCTCAGCATCAACCGCAGAGTCAAC GTTGTGAACGAGAAGCTGGAACACTGCACGCAGCTCACAGATCTGATGAGAAGCCACCTGAGTGAGAAGCACAGCTTCAGGTTGGAGTGGATGATTGTCATCCTCATCACTATTGAG GTTTTGTTTGAACTTGCAAAAATGATTTTCTAA